A section of the Streptomyces xinghaiensis S187 genome encodes:
- a CDS encoding N-6 DNA methylase: MPDTPEPHVSVTLAEIARIAGVGRAAVSNWRRRHSSFPRPVGGTDTSPQFSLSQVEEWLRAQGKLGADEGGRERLWPRFEALGDRETMGLAIAAVGARAGRAEPAAGPSPVPEDATGTPRAPSGSVRPPVDAGLSEAQEQAVEQAVRVAGEDGLAETFGFLLGRWLGTHVRQITTTPEPLAALMTELAELVGGGPESERAAGGPWTVLDPACGVGGLLTAAVLRWGAHGELRLSGQDSDPVLVELAAARLALTDPPEPRAGRPGARRGRKRAAAAPRPARTTGLRPADSLREDGPAFRGEADVVLCNPPFNERDWGHAELATDPRWVYGHPPRTEPELAWVQHALACLRPGGTAVLLLPPAVASRRAGRRIRAALLRAGALRAVIALPPGAAPPHGVALHLWVLRSPVSPAEAGSELLFVDAAQSRPGRAAGAAPPAGPGADGAGTATAAGAAGKAALDWTVLRDTVLTAVRAHRAPDRGAAAGADVPPGTKTVPVIDLLDEQVDLTPARHVPVAAPVASPGLGESWSGFDGLLDRLRDTAAGLSPLTLAPDAGDAPGSQGPTTVGELTRAGALTVHTGQSPADGVVRDAASAAVDGSVPYLTVQHLLLGSAPHGRISRADAAKGRETGTLTVTEPADVVVIGSSRVFDAWVDDGGPTVLGPQIHALRVDPSVLDPWFLAGCLRAPANARQAGTHASATSRIDVRRLQIPRLPLAEQRRYGEVFRRLASFDGLLRETRALGTELTRTLSDGLAAGRLTVEDRGHEG; encoded by the coding sequence ATGCCCGACACCCCGGAACCCCATGTCTCGGTGACCCTGGCGGAGATCGCAAGGATCGCGGGTGTCGGCCGCGCCGCGGTGAGCAACTGGCGTCGCCGGCACAGCAGTTTCCCCCGCCCGGTGGGCGGCACCGACACCAGCCCCCAGTTCTCGCTCTCCCAGGTCGAGGAGTGGCTGCGCGCCCAGGGCAAGCTCGGTGCGGACGAGGGCGGCCGCGAGCGCCTCTGGCCGCGCTTCGAGGCGCTGGGCGACCGGGAGACGATGGGCCTGGCGATCGCCGCCGTCGGCGCCCGGGCGGGCCGCGCCGAGCCGGCCGCCGGACCCTCCCCCGTCCCCGAGGACGCCACCGGAACGCCGCGCGCGCCCTCCGGATCCGTCCGCCCGCCCGTGGACGCCGGGCTGTCCGAGGCGCAGGAGCAGGCCGTGGAACAGGCAGTGCGGGTGGCGGGCGAGGACGGCCTGGCGGAGACGTTCGGGTTCCTGCTCGGCCGCTGGCTCGGCACCCACGTACGGCAGATCACCACCACCCCCGAACCCCTGGCCGCGCTGATGACGGAGCTCGCCGAGCTGGTCGGCGGCGGGCCGGAGAGCGAGCGGGCCGCCGGCGGCCCCTGGACCGTACTGGACCCCGCGTGCGGCGTCGGCGGGCTGCTGACCGCCGCCGTCCTCCGGTGGGGCGCGCACGGCGAACTCCGGCTGTCCGGGCAGGACAGCGACCCCGTCCTCGTCGAGCTGGCCGCCGCCCGGCTGGCGCTCACCGATCCGCCCGAACCGCGGGCGGGCCGCCCGGGGGCCCGGCGCGGCAGGAAGCGTGCGGCCGCCGCCCCGCGCCCCGCGCGCACCACCGGTCTCCGGCCGGCGGACTCACTGCGGGAGGACGGCCCCGCCTTCCGCGGTGAGGCGGACGTGGTGCTGTGCAACCCACCGTTCAACGAACGCGACTGGGGGCACGCCGAACTCGCCACCGATCCCCGCTGGGTCTACGGTCACCCGCCGCGGACCGAGCCCGAACTGGCCTGGGTGCAGCACGCGTTGGCCTGCCTGCGGCCGGGCGGCACGGCGGTGCTGCTGCTGCCGCCCGCCGTCGCCTCCCGCCGGGCGGGCCGCCGCATCCGCGCGGCGCTGCTGCGCGCCGGGGCGCTGCGGGCCGTGATCGCCCTGCCGCCCGGTGCCGCGCCGCCGCACGGCGTGGCGCTGCATCTGTGGGTGCTCCGCTCTCCGGTCTCCCCCGCGGAGGCAGGCAGCGAGCTGCTGTTCGTCGACGCCGCACAGAGCCGTCCCGGCCGGGCGGCGGGCGCCGCGCCGCCCGCCGGTCCCGGCGCGGACGGGGCGGGCACGGCAACGGCGGCGGGCGCCGCGGGCAAGGCCGCCCTCGACTGGACGGTGCTGCGCGACACGGTGCTCACCGCCGTACGCGCCCACCGCGCCCCGGACCGCGGGGCCGCCGCCGGCGCCGATGTCCCGCCGGGCACCAAGACCGTTCCCGTCATCGACCTCCTCGACGAGCAGGTCGACCTGACCCCGGCCCGGCACGTACCGGTCGCGGCCCCGGTGGCGAGCCCGGGGCTCGGGGAGTCCTGGTCGGGTTTCGACGGCCTCCTGGACCGGCTGCGCGACACGGCGGCCGGGCTGTCCCCGCTCACGCTCGCCCCGGACGCCGGTGACGCACCGGGCAGCCAGGGGCCGACCACGGTCGGCGAACTCACCCGCGCCGGGGCGCTGACCGTCCACACCGGTCAGTCACCGGCGGACGGGGTGGTCCGGGACGCGGCTTCCGCGGCCGTCGACGGCTCGGTTCCGTACCTGACCGTGCAGCATCTCCTGCTCGGCAGCGCGCCGCACGGCCGGATCTCCCGCGCCGACGCGGCCAAGGGGCGCGAGACGGGCACGCTGACGGTGACCGAGCCGGCCGATGTCGTCGTCATCGGCTCCTCACGGGTCTTCGACGCCTGGGTGGACGACGGCGGCCCCACGGTCCTCGGCCCCCAGATCCACGCCCTCCGGGTTGATCCGTCGGTCCTCGACCCGTGGTTCCTCGCGGGCTGCCTGCGCGCCCCGGCCAACGCCCGGCAGGCGGGCACCCACGCCTCCGCCACCTCGCGGATCGACGTGCGGCGCCTGCAGATCCCTCGCCTGCCGCTGGCGGAACAGCGGCGCTACGGCGAGGTCTTCCGCCGCCTCGCCTCCTTCGACGGCCTGCTGCGCGAGACCCGCGCCCTGGGCACGGAGCTGACCCGCACCCTGAGCGACGGCCTCGCCGCGGGCCGCCTCACGGTGGAGGACCGGGGGCACGAGGGCTGA
- a CDS encoding DoxX family protein — MSESRVSPVTVAPGGRGLTGALDRSSGHVLGLFRIVVGFLFACHGAATLFNILGGPHGGVVPEVGAWPSWWAAAIQLVGGGLVMLGAWTRVAATLCSGSMAYAYFVSHQGEALFPLQNGGEAAAMFCWAFLLIAVLGPGRLALDSLFRPAEERERERDGRNALAV, encoded by the coding sequence ATGAGTGAATCCCGAGTCAGCCCCGTGACGGTCGCGCCGGGCGGGAGAGGACTGACCGGTGCGCTGGACCGCAGCAGCGGCCATGTGCTGGGCCTTTTCCGGATCGTCGTCGGCTTCCTCTTCGCCTGCCACGGCGCCGCGACCCTCTTCAACATCCTCGGCGGTCCGCACGGCGGCGTGGTACCCGAGGTCGGGGCCTGGCCGAGCTGGTGGGCCGCGGCCATCCAGCTCGTCGGCGGCGGCCTGGTCATGCTGGGCGCCTGGACGCGCGTCGCGGCCACCCTCTGCTCCGGCTCCATGGCGTACGCCTATTTCGTCAGCCACCAGGGCGAGGCCCTGTTCCCGCTGCAGAACGGCGGCGAGGCCGCAGCGATGTTCTGCTGGGCCTTCCTGCTGATCGCCGTGCTCGGCCCCGGCAGGCTGGCTCTTGATTCGCTTTTCCGCCCGGCGGAGGAGCGGGAGCGGGAGCGCGACGGAAGGAATGCGCTCGCCGTGTGA
- a CDS encoding glycoside hydrolase family 6 protein, with product MKKSSCAAAGAATLAVAAFLIPAPAGASEAGPAADSTYYVDPETQSAKWVAANPGDSRAAVIRDRIASVAQGRWFTTTNTGEVRAEVDAFVGDAQSAGQIPIMVVYNMPNRDCGGASSGGAANHSAYRQWVDEIAAGLNGRPAAIIIEPDVLALMSNCQDASQQQATQESMAYAGKALKAGSAEAKVYFDAGHSRWHSPQEMASRLAASDIVNSADGISNNVSNYNHTADEVAYSQAVLNAIGSNELTAVVDTSRNGNGPDARGEWCDPPGRAIGTPTTADTGQDRIDAYLWVKLPGEADGCAAAAGQFVPQLAYDMANAAPAASTPSSSRTASEDGAR from the coding sequence ATGAAGAAATCCTCCTGTGCGGCGGCCGGTGCGGCCACCCTGGCCGTCGCCGCCTTCCTGATACCGGCCCCCGCCGGCGCCTCCGAGGCCGGGCCGGCGGCCGACAGCACGTACTACGTGGACCCCGAGACCCAGTCCGCCAAGTGGGTCGCCGCGAACCCCGGTGACTCACGGGCGGCGGTGATCCGGGACCGGATCGCCTCCGTGGCACAGGGCCGCTGGTTCACCACGACCAACACCGGCGAGGTCCGTGCCGAGGTCGACGCCTTCGTCGGCGACGCCCAGAGCGCCGGGCAGATCCCGATCATGGTCGTCTACAACATGCCCAACCGCGACTGCGGCGGGGCGAGCAGCGGCGGAGCCGCCAACCACTCCGCATACCGGCAGTGGGTCGACGAGATCGCCGCCGGCCTGAACGGGCGTCCCGCCGCGATCATCATCGAACCCGATGTGCTGGCGCTGATGTCCAACTGCCAGGACGCCTCGCAGCAGCAGGCCACCCAGGAGTCGATGGCCTACGCGGGCAAGGCGCTCAAGGCCGGCTCCGCGGAGGCCAAGGTGTACTTCGACGCCGGCCACTCCCGCTGGCACTCCCCGCAGGAGATGGCCTCCCGGCTGGCCGCCTCGGACATCGTGAACAGCGCCGACGGCATCTCCAACAATGTGTCGAACTACAACCACACGGCCGACGAGGTCGCCTACAGCCAGGCCGTTCTCAACGCCATCGGCTCGAACGAGCTGACCGCCGTGGTCGACACCAGCCGCAACGGCAACGGCCCGGACGCCCGGGGCGAATGGTGCGACCCGCCCGGCCGGGCGATCGGCACCCCCACCACCGCCGACACCGGCCAGGACCGGATCGACGCCTATCTGTGGGTCAAGCTCCCCGGTGAGGCGGACGGCTGTGCCGCCGCGGCCGGGCAGTTCGTGCCGCAGCTCGCCTACGACATGGCCAACGCGGCGCCCGCCGCTTCCACCCCTTCTTCTTCCAGAACCGCTTCCGAGGACGGTGCACGATGA
- a CDS encoding glycoside hydrolase family 6 protein, with protein sequence MALASGFMIAAGNTANGDEASSSAAAARVDNPYEGAQLYVNEDWSRQAAASGGQAIADEPTAVWLDRIEAIDSGSAGENTMGLRDHLDAALEQGANALQMVTYNLPGRDCAALASNGQLGPEEIDKYKSEFIDPIAEILSDPKYADIRIINVVEIDSLPNLITNVGSRETATPECDVMKANGNYVKGVGYALATLGDIENVYNYIDIGHHGWIGWDDNFGPTAELLHEAATTEGATVDDVAGFAANTANYGATEEPYFSIDDSVGGKSIREGSKWVDWNRYVDELSFSQAFREEAVSAGFNSDVGVIIDTSRNGWGGSERPTGPGSTSGTADEYVDSSRIDRRIHLGNWCNQDGAGLGERPTASPAPGIDAYAWIKPPGESDGSSKEIDNDEGKGFDRMCDPTYEGNPRNQNNMSGAKADAPVSGHWFQAQFEELIENAYPPVN encoded by the coding sequence ATGGCGCTCGCCTCCGGTTTCATGATCGCCGCGGGGAACACGGCGAACGGTGACGAGGCGTCCTCCTCGGCGGCCGCGGCGCGCGTGGACAACCCCTACGAGGGCGCCCAGCTGTACGTGAACGAAGACTGGTCCCGGCAGGCGGCGGCGAGCGGCGGCCAGGCCATCGCCGACGAGCCGACCGCCGTATGGCTGGACCGCATCGAGGCGATCGACTCGGGCTCCGCGGGTGAGAACACCATGGGCCTGCGGGACCACCTCGACGCGGCCCTGGAGCAGGGTGCCAACGCCCTGCAGATGGTGACGTACAACCTCCCCGGCCGCGACTGCGCCGCGCTGGCCTCCAACGGCCAGCTCGGGCCGGAGGAGATCGACAAGTACAAGAGCGAGTTCATCGACCCGATCGCGGAGATCCTGTCGGACCCGAAGTACGCCGACATCCGGATCATCAACGTCGTCGAGATCGACTCGCTGCCCAACCTCATCACCAACGTCGGCAGCCGCGAGACGGCCACCCCCGAGTGCGACGTCATGAAGGCGAACGGCAACTACGTCAAGGGCGTCGGCTACGCGCTGGCCACCCTCGGCGACATCGAGAACGTCTACAACTACATCGACATCGGCCACCACGGGTGGATCGGCTGGGACGACAACTTCGGGCCCACCGCCGAGCTGCTGCACGAGGCGGCGACCACCGAGGGCGCCACCGTCGACGACGTCGCGGGCTTCGCCGCCAACACGGCGAACTACGGCGCCACCGAGGAGCCGTACTTCTCGATCGACGACTCCGTCGGCGGGAAGTCGATCCGCGAGGGCTCCAAGTGGGTCGACTGGAACCGCTACGTCGACGAGCTGTCCTTCTCGCAGGCGTTCCGTGAGGAAGCCGTCTCCGCCGGCTTCAACAGCGACGTCGGTGTCATCATCGACACCTCCCGCAACGGCTGGGGCGGCTCCGAGCGGCCCACCGGCCCGGGCTCGACCAGCGGCACCGCCGACGAGTACGTCGACTCCAGCCGCATCGACCGCCGTATCCACCTCGGCAACTGGTGCAACCAGGACGGCGCCGGCCTCGGCGAGCGTCCCACCGCCTCGCCCGCTCCGGGCATCGACGCCTACGCGTGGATCAAGCCCCCGGGCGAGTCGGACGGCTCCAGCAAGGAGATCGACAACGACGAGGGCAAGGGCTTCGACCGGATGTGCGACCCCACGTACGAGGGGAACCCGCGCAACCAGAACAACATGTCCGGTGCCAAGGCTGACGCCCCGGTCTCCGGCCACTGGTTCCAGGCCCAGTTCGAGGAGCTCATCGAGAACGCCTACCCGCCGGTCAACTGA